A single Argentina anserina chromosome 7, drPotAnse1.1, whole genome shotgun sequence DNA region contains:
- the LOC126803706 gene encoding calmodulin-like produces the protein MFISQTLLRTTTTAAYELTDDQTAEYKHAFSLLDKDGDGSITTNELGTAMRSLGLKPSEEELEAMINEVDVDGNGTIDLQEFLSLMARKVQDNLSEKQLKEAFRVFDKDQNGFISADELRHVMASLGESLTDQQIDQMVHEADIDGDGQINYQEFVKVMLAKKVHSSSRGSTSSKGHRKTKKRSCRQCIRQCFYL, from the coding sequence ATGTTCATCTCGCAAACCCTACTTCGAACGACAACGACCGCGGCTTATGAGCTCACTGACGACCAAACAGCGGAATACAAGCATGCTTTCAGCCTTTTGGACAAGGACGGCGACGGCTCCATCACAACTAACGAACTCGGCACTGCGATGCGCTCCCTCGGTCTGAAGCCATCTGAAGAAGAGCTGGAGGCGATGATTAACGAAGTGGACGTGGATGGAAACGGTACGATTGATTTACAAGAGTTCCTTAGCCTAATGGCCCGGAAGGTTCAGGACAATCTCTCAGAAAAACAGCTCAAGGAAGCGTTTAGGGTTTTCGATAAGGACCAGAATGGCTTCATCTCTGCCGATGAGCTTCGTCATGTTATGGCAAGCCTCGGAGAGAGTCTGACGGATCAGCAGATTGATCAGATGGTTCATGAGGCCGATATTGACGGCGACGGACAGATCAACTATCAAGAGTTTGTGAAGGTCATGTTGGCAAAGAAAGTACATAGTAGCAGCAGGGGTTCTACTAGTTCAAAGGGTCACAGAAAAACTAAGAAACGAAGTTGTAGGCAGTGCATACGCCAATGTTTCTACCTCTAG